Proteins encoded by one window of Salvia splendens isolate huo1 chromosome 14, SspV2, whole genome shotgun sequence:
- the LOC121765897 gene encoding probable pectate lyase 18: MAPSFLFLLLTVFLPSLIASSPTLKDPELVVQEVHRKLNASRRKLGFLSCNTGNPIDDCWRCDSNWEKNRQKLADCAIGFGKNAIGGRDGKIYVVTESGGDDPVNPKPGTLRHAVIQDEPLWIIFARDMVIQLKEELIMNSYKTIDGRGASVHIANGPCITIQGVTNIIIHGIHIHDCKQGGNAMVRDSPQHYGWRTISDGDGVSIFGGSHVWVDHCSLSNCKDGLIDAIHGSTAITITNNYMTHHDKVMLLGHSDSYTQDKGMQVTIAFNHFGEGLVQRMPRCRHGYFHVVNNDYTHWEMYAIGGSADPTINSQGNRFLAPNDRFSKEVTKHEDAPESQWKSWNWRSEGDLMLNGACFTPSGAGASSSYAKASSLGARPSSLVSSITAGAGSLNCRKGSHC; encoded by the exons ATGGCACCATCATTCTTATTCCTCTTGCTTACAGTCTTCCTCCCTTCTCTTATTGCCTCCTCTCCAACACTCAAAGACCCTGAGCTAGTAGTCCAAGAAGTCCATAG GAAATTGAATGCCTCGAGGAGGAAATTGGGGTTCCTGTCCTGCAACACTGGTAACCCCATCGACGACTGCTGGCGGTGCGACTCCAATTGGGAGAAGAATCGCCAGAAGCTGGCCGACTGCGCGATCGGATTTGGCAAGAATGCCATTGGGGGCCGGGACGGAAAAATCTACGTCGTGACAGAATCTGGCGGTGACGACCCCGTGAACCCGAAGCCCGGGACGCTCCGCCACGCGGTCATCCAGGACGAGCCGCTATGGATCATATTCGCGCGGGACATGGTCATCCAATTGAAGGAGGAATTGATCATGAACTCGTACAAGACCATCGATGGTAGGGGGGCTAGTGTGCACATTGCCAATGGTCCATGCATCACCATCCAAGGTGTCACCAACATCATCATACATGGCATCCACATACATGATTGCAAGCAAGGCGGGAATGCTATGGTGCGGGACTCTCCACAGCACTACGGGTGGAGGACCATATCCGATGGTGACGGCGTGTCGATCTTCGGCGGGAGCCACGTGTGGGTTGATCATTGCTCCTTGTCCAACTGCAAGGATGGCTTGATTGATGCCATCCATGGGTCCACTGCCATCACCATAACAAACAATTACATGACCCATCATGATAAAGTCATGCTTTTGGGGCATAGTGACTCATACACACAAGATAAAGGGATGCAAGTCACCATTGCCTTTAATCACTTTGGTGAAGGGCTTGTTCAACGAATGCCGAG ATGCAGACATGGATACTTTCATGTGGTCAACAATGACTATACACATTGGGAGATGTATGCCATTGGTGGGAGTGCGGATCCCACAATAAATAGCCAAGGCAATAGATTTCTTGCACCAAATGATAGATTCAGTAAAGAG GTGACCAAACACGAGGACGCGCCCGAAAGTCAGTGGAAGAGTTGGAATTGGAGATCAGAGGGGGATCTAATGTTGAACGGTGCGTGTTTCACGCCGTCAGGGGCTGGGGCGTCGTCGAGCTACGCTAAAGCGTCGAGCCTTGGCGCCCGACCGTCGAGCCTAGTCAGCTCGATCACGGCTGGAGCCGGTAGCCTGAATTGTCGGAAGGGGTCGCATTGTTGA
- the LOC121763430 gene encoding LOW QUALITY PROTEIN: protein STICHEL-like 2 (The sequence of the model RefSeq protein was modified relative to this genomic sequence to represent the inferred CDS: deleted 1 base in 1 codon), with the protein MHGRRHSVDVPLSRTLVALRRVRSLRDPSTNSMSKLNAFADNVNWEAYSNDAITLGFENRASEGDDDGLGLRSSALYYGSRNSKLGAMVGKKESAHRRSLCDEGTDARALDLAMACESKALSERYCKDYGDKYFEFTSATPSGEGGASCNEGNDELRQVKKRHGLWRSELDGLSSAGSPCLSYGEARKEREEDVGFMESCHQGCGISSCWSRGRKLRGPSLLADVEERPLWSDDATRESIDSRHNSEGVGPYVETPRSLCQKFMPKTFGELIGQNRVATSLSDAVSRRQIASLYLFHGPRGTGKTSASRIFAAALNCLCPESTRPCGICKECVLFFSGRSMDAKEVDSVRINKTERCRLLMKNARIPPSLSRFKVYIIEECHLLQRETWATILNGLVEIPRHIVFIMVTPNLDKLPRCALTKSQIFHFQKVKEVDITSKLGKICVQEALDFDQDALSFIATRSDGSLRDAEMMLDQLSLLGKKITVSLVHDVSGVVSDDELLDLLYLAMSSDASNTVRKARELMGSGVDPLELTSQLASLIMDILAGKCPSDGVSETRRKLFGSDNSEDDTRQLSHALKILSQTEKQLRMSNNQMTWLTVALLQLSSAASNEGSDPRLSTRSLLPKDGDFLSSSSTSDSFKLSVGCACVDAGSANTKYDRETLDLVWIRAAGMCASSSLKKFLLKRGNLASVRLSQARIAVAELEFDHPDHASRAEKSWKEIAGVLQHILGYNVELRINLSRDGSSRKGKAKKPCLSLLNCSHRVLFRVKKSGGNGSTPTTVRMRDRCVERCSSECSSQVSCSFCRKKEVVKTIRSSEGNTLSIEAGAPNALLPDQS; encoded by the exons ATGCATGGGAGGCGGCATTCTGTCGATGTCCCTTTATCGAGAACGTTGGTAGCCCTTAGGAGAGTGAGGTCTCTTCGGGATCCATCCACAAACTCCATGAGCAAGTTGAATGCCTTCGCTGATAATGTGAATTGGGAGGCGTATTCGAATGATGCAATCACTTTAGGATTTGAAAATAGAGCGAGTGAGGGTGATGATGATGGTCTAGGATTAAGAAGCTCGGCGCTGTATTATGGTTCAAGAAATAGTAAGTTAGGGGCCATGGTTGGAAAAAAAGAATCTGCACACCGGAGGTCGTTGTGCGATGAAGGGACGGATGCACGTGCACTTGACCTGGCGATGGCGTGTGAAAGCAAGGCGTTGAGTGAAAGATACTGTAAGGATTATGGTGACAAGTATTTTGAGTTCACCAGTGCAACACCTTCGGGTGAGGGTGGGGCTTCGTGTAATGAAGGCAATGATGAACTGAGGCAAGTCAAGAAGAGGCATGGTTTGTGGCGTTCGGAGCTTGATGGACTGAGCAGTGCAGGGAGTCCATGCTTGTCTTATGGTGAAGCTCGAAAGGAACGTGAAGAAGATGTTGGTTTCATGGAGTCTTGCCATCAAGGATGTGGTATCAGCAGTTGTTGGTCAAGAGGTCGGAAACTTAGAGGACCTAGTCTTCTTGCTGATGTCGAAGAACGGCCTCTTTGGTCGGACGATGCAACGAGAGAGAGCATCGACTCTAGGCACAACAGTGAAGGAGTTGGTCCTTATGTGGAAACTCCAAGAAGCCTCTGCCAAAAGTTCATGCCTAAAACATTTGGTGAATTGATAGGGCAAAACAGAGTGGCTACGTCTCTATCAGATGCGGTCTCTAGGAGGCAGATAgcttctctttatctcttccaCGGGCCACGAGGAACTGGGAAAACATCAGCTTCAAGGATCTTCGCTGCTGCATTGAATTGCCTCTGTCCCGAGTCTACAAGACCATGTGGCATATGCAAGGAATGTGTCTTGTTCTTCTCGGGTAGGAGCATGGACGCGAAGGAAGTGGACTCAGTGAGAATCAACAAAACGGAAAGGTGCAGACTGCTGATGAAGAATGCTCGGATCCCTCCTAGTTTATCACGGTTTAAGGTGTATATCATCGAGGAGTGCCATCTGTTGCAGCGGGAGACGTGGGCAACTATTCTGAACGGGCTTGTGGAGATTCCTCGACACATTGTCTTCATAATGGTCACTCCAAATCTTGACAAGCTCCCGCGTTGTGCCTTAACAAAGTCCCAAATATTCCATTTCCAGAAGGTGAAGGAAGTTGACATCACCAGCAAGTTGGGGAAGATATGTGTTCAAGAAGCTCTTGATTTCGACCAGGATGCTTTGAGCTTCATAGCAACTAGATCAGATGGTTCGCTGCGTGATGCAGAGATGATGCTCGATCAGCTGAGCTTGCTCGGGAAGAAAATAACAGTTTCATTGGTTCATGATGTG AGTGGAGTCGTTTCTGATGATGAATTGCTTGATTTGCTGTATCTGGCAATGTCATCTGATGCCTCAAACACGGTTCGAAAGGCCAGAGAGCTTATGGGGTCG GGGGTAGATCCGTTGGAGCTTACATCACAGCTGGCAAGCCTCATAATGGACATTCTTGCTGGAAAGTGCCCCTCTGATGGAGTTTCAGAGACGAGAAGGAAGCTTTTCGGATCAGATAATT CTGAAGACGACACGCGCCAGCTCAGCCACGCTCTAAAGATACTGTCACAAACCGAGAAACAGCTGAGGATGTCGAACAACCAGATGACTTGGCTGACTGTGGCTCTTCTCCAGCTGAGCTCTGCAGCTTCAAACGAGGGGAGCGATCCAAGGCTAAGCACGCGGTCGTTACTCCCAAAAG ATGGTGATTTCCTGAGCTCGTCTTCAACGAGCGACAGTTTCAAGCTCTCCGTTGGATGTGCTTGTGTGGATGCTGGATCTGCAAACACAAAGTATGACCGGGAAACTCTGGATCTGGTCTGGATACGAGCAGCTGGGATGTGCGCGTCTAGCTCTCTCAAGAAGTTCCTCCTCAAACGCGGGAACTTGGCCTCTGTCCGTCTCTCCCAAG CAAGGATTGCAGTGGCAGAGCTCGAGTTTGATCACCCTGACCACGCGTCTAGGGCTGAGAAATCGTGGAAGGAGATTGCTGGTGTGCTACAACATATACTGGGCTACAATGTGGAGCTCAGGATAAACTTGTCTCGTGATGGCTCGAGTAGGAAGGGGAAGGCAAAGAAGCCATGCCTCAGCTTGCTCAATTGCTCGCATAGAGTGCTTTTTAGGGTGAAGAAATCCGGTGGCAATGGTTCGACTCCCACGACTGTGAGAATGAGGGATAGGTGCGTGGAGAGATGCTCTTCCGAGTGTAGCTCTCAGGTTTCGTGCTCATTTTGCCGTAAGAAGGAGGTGGTCAAGACCATCCGGAGTAGCGAGGGCAACACGTTGAGCATTGAAGCCGGCGCTCCCAACGCCTTGTTGCCTGATCAGTCGTGA
- the LOC121765476 gene encoding MA3 DOMAIN-CONTAINING TRANSLATION REGULATORY FACTOR 1-like, with translation MASREGFLTEQQREMLKIASQNAEVMSSLSMASSPKSPGPKSPGQNSSLVFEHNHVKAPGGGHSAAGGGVAVRHVRRSHSGKAVRVKKDGAGGKGTWGKLLDTDGESFLDRNDPNYDSGEEPYELVGSTVSDPLDEYKKAVVSLVEEYFSTGDVDVAASDLRELGSSEYHPYFIKRLVSLAMDRNNKEKEMASVLLSALYADVINSAQISQGFFMLLESADDLTVDILDAVDVIALFIARAVVDDILPPAFITKARRLLPESSKGFQVLQTAEKSYLSAPHHAELVERRWGGSTHCTADEVKKKIADLLREYVESGDTSEACRCIRQLGVSFFHHEVVKRALVIAMENQSAESLILNLLKEAAEEGLISSSQMAKGFSRLAESLDDLALDIPSAKKKFQFLVPRAISEGWLDASFVKSSADEGVGPDENDEKLRRYKKEVVSIIHEYFHSDDIPELIRSLEDLGMPEYNPVFLKKLITLAMDRKNREKEMASVLLSALHIEIFTTEDMVSGFVMLLESAEDTALDIIDASNELAFFLARAVIDDVLAPLNLEEITNLLPPKCSGSETVRMARSLIAARHAGERILRCWGGGTGWAVEDAKDKIQKLLEEYESGGVVSEACQCIRDLGMPFFNHEVVKKALVMAMEKKNDRMLELLQECFGEGLITINQMTKGFNRIKDSLDDLALDIPNAKDKFTFYVEHAKKHGWLLQSFV, from the exons ATGGCTAGCCGCGAGGGGTTTCTGACGGAGCAGCAGAGGGAGATGCTGAAAATAGCGTCTCAGAATGCGGAGGTGATGTCGTCATTGTCTATGGCTTCGTCGCCTAAATCTCCCGGGCCGAAGTCTCCCGGTCAGAACTCGTCTCTGGTGTTCGAGCACAACCATGTCAAGGCGCCTGGAGGAGGACATTCTGCCGCAGGTGGAGGCGTGGCGGTGAGGCACGTGCGCCGTTCGCACTCGGGAAAAGCTGTTAGAGTGAAGAAGG ATGGTGCTGGTGGTAAAGGAACCTGGGGAAAATTACTTGACACTGATGGTGAGTCTTTCCTTGATAGGAATGATCCCAACTACGACAGTGGGGAG GAGCCTTATGAGCTTGTTGGATCAACTGTTTCTGATCCCCTGGATGAGTACAAGAAAGCTGTAGTTTCCCTTGTGGAGGAATACTTTAGCACGGGCGATGTTGATGTAGCTGCTTCTGATCTTAGGGAACTCGGATCAAGTGAGTATCATCCGTACTTTATCAAGCGACTAGTTTCCCTGGCTATGGATAGAAATAACAAAGAGAAGGAGATGGCTTCTGTTTTGCTCTCAGCCCTGTATGCTGATGTCATAAATTCAGCCCAAATTAGTCAGGGTTTTTTCATGCTGCTCGAATCTGCTGATGATCTGACTGTGGACATCTTGGATGCTGTTGATGTCATTGCTTTATTCATTGCTAGAGCAGTGGTGGATGATATTCTACCCCCAGCTTTCATCACCAAGGCCAGAAGACTGCTCCCAGAGAGCTCCAAGGGATTTCAGGTGCTACAAACAGCTGAGAAGAGCTATCTATCAGCTCCACACCATGCGGAGCTTGTTGAAAGACGATGGGGTGGAAGTACTCATTGCACTGCTGATGAGGTGAAGAAAAAGATTGCTGACCTCTTACGAGAATATGTTGAAAGTGGAGATACTTCTGAAGCCTGTAGATGTATTAGACAATTAGGTGTTTCATTTTTCCATCACGAAGTTGTCAAAAGAGCTCTAGTTATAGCTATGGAGAATCAAAGTGCAGAATCTCTCATTCTAAATTTGCTAAAGGAAGCTGCAGAAGAGGGGCTAATAAGTTCAAGCCAGATGGCGAAAGGTTTTAGTCGGTTAGCTGAGAGCCTTGATGATCTTGCCCTTGACATACCTTCTGCCAAGAAAAAGTTTCAGTTCCTTGTTCCCCGTGCCATATCCGAAGGATGGCTTGATGCATCTTTCGTAAAATCTTCAGCTGATGAAGGGGTTGGACCAGATGAAAATGATGAGAAATTGAGGCGCTACAAGAAAGAAGTTGTGTCCATAATTCACGAATACTTCCACTCGGATGACATCCCTGAACTAATCCGGAGTCTGGAGGATCTAGGGATGCCCGAATATAATCCAGTTTTTCTCAAGAAGCTCATCACTCTGGCAATGGACAGGAAGAACAGAGAGAAGGAAATGGCATCTGTTCTGCTCTCGGCACTTCATATCGAGATCTTCACAACAGAAGACATGGTAAGTGGTTTTGTGATGCTGTTGGAGTCAGCAGAGGACACTGCCCTAGACATTATAGATGCATCTAACGAGCTCGCCTTTTTCCTAGCAAGAGCTGTCATAGACGATGTCCTCGCACCGCTGAATTTGGAAGAGATCACCAATTTGCTGCCACCAAAGTGCAGCGGCAGTGAAACTGTGCGCATGGCTAGGTCGCTCATAGCAGCACGCCATGCTGGCGAGAGGATCCTCAGGTGCTGGGGTGGTGGCACCGGCTGGGCCGTGGAGGACGCTAAGGACAAGATCCAGAAGCTCCTCGAGGAATATGAGAGTGGTGGGGTTGTGAGCGAGGCTTGCCAGTGCATCCGCGATCTGGGCATGCCTTTCTTCAACCATGAAGTGGTGAAGAAAGCACTAGTCATGGCGATGGAGAAGAAAAATGACAGGATGCTGGAACTGCTTCAAGAATGCTTCGGCGAGGGCCTGATCACCATCAACCAGATGACGAAAGGTTTCAACAGGATCAAAGACAGCCTCGACGATCTGGCTCTTGACATCCCTAATGCCAAGGATAAGTTCACGTTCTACGTGGAACACGCGAAGAAGCACGGTTGGCTCCTTCAGTCTTTCGTTTGA